The following DNA comes from Spirulina major PCC 6313.
GTTTTCTAAACGGGGGAGTAAGTCAACCAAAGCCCTGCGTCTCTCCGTCACCCCAACGCAATTTGTAGCTCTGGCCGCCAGCAATCGAGAGTTACAACTGGAGAGAAGCGCCACCGGAGAATTAATCGTGAATCCACCCACAGGCTGGAGAACCGGACAACAACATTGGAGGATTGCCGGAGAATTGTATCTCTGGTGGCGAAATTGTGGTGAACCCGGTCAAGCGTTTGACTCTTCAAGTGGATTTATCTTGCCCAATGGTGCGATTCGCTCGCCTGATGCGTCTTGGATCTGTCAAGAGCGCTGGGATGCCCTGACTGAGGCCCCGCTCCAGACGTTTCCACAGATTTGCCCGGATTTTGTGGTGGAATTCCGATCCGCTTCCGATCCGCTGAAGGAATTGCAAGCCAAAATGCACGAGTATCTAGACAATGGTGCAGCGTTGGGTTGGCTGATTGATCCACAGACTAGAACTGTGGCACTGTACCGAGCGGGTGCAGACGTTGATGTTTTGGTGAATCCGCTGACGTTATCAGGTGAGCCAGTCTTACCAGGCTTTCACTTGGATTTAAACCGAGTTTGGGCTTAAGGGGGCGGGCTACAGGGGGGCGATCGCCTCTTCTTCCTCCTGCCCCTGACAGTCGGCACAAAGTCCGAAAAATTCCAGAGTGTGATAGTACACCTTGAATTGGTGGGAGGCTTGTAATTGGTGTTCGAGTTCATGCACCGGGCATTCTGCAATGGGAATCGAGCGGCCACAATTGAGACAGGTGAGATGGTGCTGATCCTGTTGGACGGGGCTATAGAGGGATTCGCCATTGGTGAGGGTGCGCACTTTCACCAAGCCGTCGAGCTTAAGGCCTTCGAGGGCGCGGTATACCGTCGCGAGTCCCATATTTTGCTGGGTTTGGCGCAGTTCAAGATAGAGGTCTTGGGCGGAAATGGCGTGGTGGAGGGTTTTAAGGAGACGGAGAATTTTTTCTTGGGAGCGGGTGCGGGTCTTCATTCGCTGCGGTTCAGCTTGCGCGGATGCCCTTTAGTATACGAGAAAGCTGAATCCCTCGGAGCGAATCTTCCCGTACCCGAATAGAATGGGGGATGTGCTGTTTTGGTGGGAGTTCCATGGCTCATTTTCAAGCTCGAATCTATGTCACCCTACGCCCTTCGGTGCTTGATCCGGCGGGAGTGGCGGTCTGTTCTGGACTGCATCAACTGGGGTATGAGGCGGTGGAGTCGGTACGGATTGGTAAATATATTGAAGTGGCCCTCGATGCGGTGGATCAAGGGGAAGCGTCCCAGCAGTTAGATCAAATGTGCGATCGCCTTTTGGCCAACCCGGTGATTGAAAACTATCGGTTTGAACTCAACGAACTCGCGTCAACCTAGGCCGCCTCACTCGTTTAGATTCCGCTTTTGTAGGTTGAAACAAAAATCATGAAATTTGGCATTGTTGTGTTTCCGGGTTCTAACTGCGATCGCGATGTGGCCTATGTCACTCGTGATGTCATCGGCCAACCGACGCGGATGATTTGGCATCAAGACACGGATTTGAGTGATCTCGATGTGGTGATCGTGCCGGGGGGGTTTAGCTACGGGGATTACCTCCGCTGTGGAGCGATCGCTCGTTTTTCGCCGGTGATGAATAGCGTCATCAACCATGCCCAACAGGGTAAATGGGTACTGGGCATCTGTAACGGCTTCCAAATTTTGACCGAAGTGGGCTTGCTGCCCGGTGCGCTGACGCGGAATCGGGATTTGCATTTTATTTGCGATCGCGTCCCCCTCAAAATCACCCCCCATCGCACCCCCTGGACTAGTCAATATGACCCCGACCAAGTAATCACCCTCCCCATCGCCCACGGGGAAGGCCGCTACCACGCCGACCCCGACACCCTCAAAGCCCTCGAAGACCACAACCAAATCCTGTTCCGCTACTGTGATCACGAGGGCGCGATCGACGACACCACCAACCCCAACGGCTCCGCCGGCAACATCGCCGGCATCACCAACCCCCAAGGCAACATCCTCGGCATGATGCCCCACCCCGAACGCGCCGCCGATCCAATCCTCAACGCCACCGACGGCCTGGGTTTATTTAAAAGTCTTCTCGCGGCCTAGTCTAAAGCTTAATGGGACGGTGCGTTACGCGGCGATCGCCCTCGGTGACGTTGGCTTGGGGGTTAAAGATTTTTCTGTAAAAAGGTTTCGGCATCGGGGGCGGGCATGGGGCGGGCGAAATAATAGCCCTGGCCGAAGTCACAGCCCCAGCGTTTGAGATAGGCCACCTGCATCGGGGCATCGATCCCTTCCGCCACCACATCCATGCCTAGGATATGGGCGAGGTTGATGATCGCTTGGACAATTTCGGAGTCTTCACCGTCGGCTTTGATCCGCATCACAAAGGAGCGGTCAATTTTGAGGGTATTGACGGGAAATTGATCGAGATAACTCAAAGACGAGTACCCCGTGCCAAAGTCATCAATGCCGAGGAGGATTTGGCGCGATCGCAACTTCATCAGCACCTCTTTCGCTTCTGTGGCATTGTCCATCAGCATACTTTCGGTGATTTCGAGCTTGAGGTGCTTGCTCGCCAACCCTGTTTTTTCGAGGATATAGTCAATCATATCGACGAGGTCGAGTTCTCCCATCTGCCGCCCGGACAGGTTGACATTCATCACTAAATTTTTGGCGGCGGGGTAGTATTGCTGCCATTGGGCGAGTTGGCTGGTGGCGGCTTGGAGCATCCACCAACCCATGGGAATGATCAGTCCCGTTTCCTCGGCAATGGGGATGAAGTGGATGGGGGACACCAGGCCTTTGTCGGGATGCTGCCACCGGATCAAGGCTTCAAAACCGCTGATTTTACCAGAATGCAGGTTCATGATCGGTTGATAATACGCGACAAATTCCTGGCGTTCGACGGCGCGGCGCAGGTCGGTTTCCAGCTCCAAGCGGGCGAGGGCGCGTTGGTGCATGGCGGTGTGGAAGACGGCGTAGCGTCCCTTGCCGAGGGCTTTGGCGCGATACATGGCGGTGTCGGCATCCCGCAGCAGGTCTTCGGGGTAGTTGTAATGGATGCTGTCTTTGGGGGTGTCGGGCAGTTGGCTGAAGGCGATGCCGATGCTGGTTTCGGCGAATACGTCGTAGCCTTGGATGTGGAAGGAGGTGCGCAGGGCGGAATGGATGCGATCGGCGATGGTGAGGGCTTCTTGGCGATCGCTGATTTCTTCGAGCAAGATCGTGAATTCATCACCCCCAAGCCGGGCGAGGGTATCACTGGGGCGCAGATAATCTTCGAGCCGGCGGGCGATCGCAATCAACAGATCATCCCCCACCGTATGCCCTAAGCTATCGTTCACCACCTTAAAGGAATCAATATCCAAGAACAGCACCGCAAACAAATAGCCGCCCCGCCGTCGTGCCCGCCGAATCGTATGCCAGAGCCGATCCATAAAGAGGGCGCGGTTCGGGAGTTCCGTTAACGAATCATAAAACGCATTGCGCCGCAGTTGCGCCTCGGCCATGCGTCGCTCGGTGATGTCGCTACTGATGCCATCAATGCGCACCGGTTGCTCCTGCTCGTCGTACACCAGCCGACTCCGACACAGCAGCCACCGCAGTTCTCCATTGGGGCGCACAATCCGATATTCACATTCACCAACCCCCGTAGATCTGAGGAGATGGAGGTGCTGGGTGAAGCGGGTTTGATCTTCGCCGTGGATCAGGCTCAACCAAAGGCGCGGCGTGGAAAAGAGTTCGGGGAGCGATCGCCCAAACACCACCGCCGCCGCTGGGTTGAAATAAATCGGGGCAAAGGTGTGGGGTTCTGCCGACCACACCACATCTTCAATGGAGCCGAGAATCCCCTCAAGGCGTTTTTCACTGGCGAGCAGGGCTTCTTCGGCCCATTTGCGATCGCTAATATCCACCACCTGCCCCACCTCATGGCTCGGTTGCCCCTCATCGTCATAGACCATCACCACCCGCACCAGGGTATGCACCACCATATTCTGCTGCGAAATAAACCGTTTCTCGATCTGAAACTGATCGATTTCCCCTAAGAGCAATTGTTGGTTAATCGCCAAATCCGCCGCATGATCATCGGGGTGAGTCAGTTCACTGAGATGCAGTTGTTGTAACTGGTCAGCACTGTAGCCCAGCACCGCACAGAGCGCCGGATTGACCTGCTGGAAACGGCCATCCATACCACAGAGGAAAATCCCGATCGGTGCGAGTTCAAACAACAGCCGAAACTGTTCTTCACTTTGGCGCAGGGCGATTTCCGCCTGGTATTGTTCCGTAATATCGGTAATCGACAGCACCGCAGCGGTAATGTTGCCGTGGGCATCCCGCAGGGGCGCACCGTTAATCGAGAGATATTGGCGATCGCCCCGCTCCGTCACCACCGTATGGTGCAGATCAAACACCGGATGCCCCTCCGTCAAAATCGGCGTTACCGGCAGCGCATACCGTTCAATAATCAACCGATTCCCAGGACGGTCATGGGGATCGGCGCTGCGCCCATCTGGGGTGGACGTTTCAGGAATTTCTGGGGTGGAATCCAACCCCAGAATCGCCTCCGCCCGTTCATTGGCAAAGGTTAATTCTCCTGCCTTATTGAGCACAATAATCGCCGCAATACTGGTTTGGAGAATGCCATTCAGTAAATCCCGTTCATTGCGCAGGGTTTCCTCGAATTGTTTGCGCTCGGTAATATCAGTTTGAACTTCAATAAAGTGGGTGAGGGCATTATGTTGATCGTGAACCGGCGCGAGGTTTAATTCCATCCAAAACGGCGTACCATCTTTGCGATAGTAGCGGAGTGTGCCGTGGAAGCCATAGCCTTGGAACCGAGCCAGAGTGATCGCTTGGAGGGTTTGGGGGGTCGTGCCACTGCCGTAGAGGAGGCTAACACTTTGACCGACCACTTCATCGGCTTGATAGCCGGTGATTTGCTCAAAGCCACTGTTGGCGTAGAGAATCGGTTGACCGGGGGCGATCGCATCACTAATCACAATGCTGTTTTGGCTCGAATCAATCGCCCGCTTCATCAGGTTTAATTGTTCCGCCTGGCGATCGCGCTTAATCGCCGTCGTCAAAATATGGCTCACCGCCTGGAGAAACTGAGCATCATCCTCATCAAACTCCCGGAAGCGATCCGTATAAATCCCCAACACCCCATAGGGCGACCCTTCCCCATCAATCACCACCGACACACTACTAATCACCCGATGATTATGGAGCAGCGGCGCTCCCCGAAACCGTGACTCCACCCGTAGATCCTTCACAATCACCGGCTCGCCCCGTTCCAGGGTGTAACCCGATTGCGACGCGGTCGAAGCAGACACCGTGAGTTGACCAATGAGATTTTTTTTCCACCCCACCCCCGTTTGTAACAGCAAGGCATGGCCATTGGCCAAATATTCAAAAATCGCGCAATATTTAACACGCAACGTCCGCGACACCAGCCGCACGGTCTCCTGCATCAAGCTGGCCAAATTCGGGGTCGTGAGTCCCAGTTGACCCAGTTCGGCCAAGGTGGACTGTTGGCGGAGGCGGAGTTTGAGTTGGATTTCGCTACGGTATTGGGTCGTGATGTCTTCCGTGAGCACCATCACCCAATTGGGGGGAATAAAAAGGTAGCGGAGTTGGAGATGGATATCGAGGCTGGCAAAATGAAACGATCGCGTCGTCGGGGTTTTCGTCAGCAAGCATTCCGCCAAATCCTGATGAACAAACAGATAGTCCGAGAGGATCTCTGTGGCTCGCTTTCCCATATTGTTAAGCACCTCCCCGTCGGTGAACGCGATCGCCGCCTCATTACACCCGACAAACAGAAAATCATCCCCCGTATAGCGCCAAGTACAAACCGGAATTGGGAGCTTTTCATACTGCCGCCGAAACTGGATTTCCCGCTCTTGCACTTCTTGGAGCAATGCCGCATAGGCCGTCACTTCCGCCGTGAGTTCGGCGCGGAGATCCTGCGAGTCCTGTTGGACTGTTTGGAGGGATTGATCGCGGATCTGTTGATGGTGTTCGAGTTCTGTCCATTGTTGCCACCAATGCCGAGCGATCGCCCCCATCCCCACCCAGAAGACCGCACTGAAACTCACCACCCCCCGCACCGGCAGCGGCATTGGCTCCAGCCAGACCATCCCACAGCCCACCAACGTCACACCCACACCCAGCCACCACAGCCCCATCACCCCACGGCTCAGGAGAGCAGAGGAGTGCGACACTGGCAAATCCGCAGGAGCGAGAGTAGACGGTAAACGTGGTTGTGAGGATGATGTCTGTTTCATGGTGCGCATCCCAGGGGCAGTCAGCAAACGCAAAACAATACATTTGTTTTTTCTAATGGACACTGTGACTGTTGATATCGAGAGTCTTTCGCGGTGCTGCCTACCCTTGATTGTGAAGTAAGGCATTCTGCCCACAGTAAGGTGAAATCCTGCCTTTGATTGAAATGCTGCGTGCTGGGCTACGGCTGTTCCACCTGATGACAGTGCCAGTGGAGGCGTGCATTGACGGCGATCGCACCCTTCACCATAACTGTTTAATGATTCCCCATACGTCCTACCCTCTAGTTTCCTACACTCCCCACCTCCATGCCATTAAATTAAATTAACGAAGATTCTTTTGTACAGATAACCCATGGTTTTTCGACGGACTGTTCGCAACGCCCATCGTACCCTTGCCCCGATTATCCTAATTCCCTTCCTGATCACCGCCATCAGCGGTATTTGCTACCGCCTCGGCAAAAGTTGGTTTGGCCTCTCCCGTGACCAAGTCCATTTTCTGATGGTGATTCATGAAGGCGAATACCTCGGCAAATTTTTAGAGCCTATCTATGTGCTCCTCAACGGCATGGGTCTGTTATTCATGGTTGGCACTGGCATCGTCATGGTGTGGTCAAGCCTCAAACCCAAATCTCCCCAAACCCTCACCCCCCCGGCTGATCCCGAACCCCGTGAAGATTGACCCCTAGTGTAGTGACATGGCTAAAATAGTACATTAGGACAGAGTGGGTTGGGTGGCTAAAATTTAGACTATCAAGGTATCTGACAATCTGCCGTAACTCACTGATTAACGTGTGTCGTGATACTAGGAGAATTTTTACGCCAACAGATTAATACCAGTAGCACGATCCAGCGGCAACCGGAGCAGATGGGGGCGCAACCTGGGCCAAAACTGCGCCCCCATCTGTTTTAGTTTTCGATCCAGTTTTTCGCCCGACTGACGGCCTTTTGCCATTGGGCAAAATTGGCCTGGGCTTCGGCTTGACCTTCGCCCGGTTCAAACACTTGCTCCACTTGCCGTTTGCTGAGGAGTTCGTCGTAATCACCCCAAAACCCCACCGCCAAACCGGCCCCAAAGGCTGCCCCTTGAGCCGTTGCATCGAGGATAACCGGTCGCTCGACGGGGATACCGAGGACATCGGCTTGGAACTGCATCAGCCAGTCATTTTGGGATGCGCCGCCGTCTACTTTCAGTTGGGAAATGGGTTCGTTCGCGTCTTGGTTCATTGCATCGACCACTTCTTTCACTTGGTAGGCGATCGCCTCTAGCACCGCCCGCACCATGTGGGCCTGCTGGACTCCGCCCGTAATCCCTTGGAACGAGGCCCGCGCATTCATATCCCAATGGGGCGCACCCAACCCACTCAAAGCCGGCACAAAAAACACCCCGTCCGTATTGGGCACAGACCGCACGATCGCATCCGTTTCCTGCGCAGACTTAATCAGTTTCAACCCGTCCCGCAGCCATTGAATACAAGCCCCGGCGGTGAACATCGCCCCTTCGAGGGCGTAGTTTGTCTGTTCAGGTGTAGTCCAAGCCACCGTAGACAGGAGTTGATGGCGCGATCGCGCCAACTCCGTCCCCATCTGCGCCACCAAAAAACACCCCGTTCCATAGGTGCATTTCAACAACCCCGGCGTATTGCACCCATGGGCAAACAGCGCCGCCTGCTGATCCCCAAAAATCGCCGCGATGGGAACCGCTGCCCCCAACAACGCCGGATCACTGTGCCCAAACTCCCCCATACTCGGCTGAATCGTCGGCATCCAGTGGGGCGCAACATCAAACAGCGCCAGCAAATCCGCATCCCATTCCCCCCGCGCCAAATTCATCAACATCGTGCGGCTAGCGTTGCTGTGATCCGTGGCGTGGACTTTATGTCCGGTCAAATTCCACAAAATCCAAGTATCAATCGTCCCTGCGAGAATATTTTCCGGCTTCACATCGGGGCGATTGTCCTTGACCCAATGGTGCAGCCACGCCAGTTTCGTCGCGGAAAAATAGGCATCCACCACAAGGCCCGTGCGCTCTTCGATGAGACTCGCTTGCCCCGATGCTTTTAATTGTTGACAATGGGAGGTGGTGCGGCGGTCTTGCCAGACGATCGCCCGATGCAGGGGTTTTCCCGTCGTCTTATCCCACAGCAAACAGGTTTCCCGCTGCACCGTCAGCCCCATCGCGGCAATCTGGGAGGCAGACACATCCTGTTCCGCCAAAACCCGCTTCATCAAAATTTGGGTATCGCGCCAGATCTCTTCGGCATCATGTTCTAACCAGCCCGGTTGGGGATAATGTTGAGTAAATTCTTTATAGGTTTGGCCTGCGATCGCCCCCTCATGATTAAACAAAATCGCCCGATTCCCCGTCGTTCCTAAATCAATCGCGAGGACATAATCATGTGTCATAGTCTTAGTTCCAGTCACAGCTAACCCCCCAAGGGGCTGTGTGCCGAATGTATCAAATCCTCTCCCCCTCTGGGTCATTGCCGTGTGATTTTGTTGGAAAAATTTTCCAAAGCGAGAGTGATTCTGTTTACAATCAAGGCGATTTCCGATCGGACAGTATGGCCAAAAAACAAAAATTTCCTCATCTTTTAGGCTCCAAATGGACGGCCAAACAGAAAACCTTTGGCTGGCGACATTTCCAAGTCCAGAACCGCAAAACCGAAGGAAAATGGGTTTTTGCTGAACTGGTGTCCTCCTGCGATCCTACGGTGCGGTTTTGGATTAATGCCAAACAGTTGAAGGACGATCGCAGTTGGACAGCGGGCTGGACTCCCCTCAATCAACTCCAAGATCTCAACCAACCAGACCCGGATTGGATCGAATCGTGAGACAGTTTAACGTGAAGGTGTGGGGCGAAATGATGGCGGGAGTGGTGAGAGGGAAACGATGACGATCGCATCCCTGTTTTATCTATCGGCGGGGACAATGCCGTCGCCCGTGGCGAACGAGATCCAAGCGGTGAAGATGGCCCAGGCCTTCGCGCCCATGGTGAAGCGGTTTGAATTGATTGTCAGCGGCAATCTGCGATCGTGCCTCGGCCTAGAGCGAGAGTTCACCGCCCGGTTTAACCAGTGGTATGGGGTACGAGTGCCGTTTACTGTGACGCGGATTCCGTCGCTCACCTGGCGCACGCCGTTTCCGTTCCCCGAAGGTTCCTATTCACCGCGTAAATATCTCCGCTGGGCGATCGCCTATTGTCAGCGTCAACAGCCCACGGTGGTCTATACCCGAACGCCCTATCTCGTTACGCCCTTGCTTGCCGCCGGATTACCCGTTGTCCTCGAATTTCACGAACCGATCACGCCGCAGATCCTCGCCTCCCCTCTCCTCCAACACCCAAACCTAATCGCCATCGTCACCCTGGCCGACGAGTTGCGATCGCACTACATCCAGCAAGGTTGCGATCCGGCCAAGATTTGCATTGCCCCCAGTGCCGTAGATCTTGCCCCCTTCATCCCTGCACAACCCCAAGCCATCGCCCGCCAAGCTCTCAACCTCGCAACGAATCAACCCATCGCCCTCTACGCCGGCAACCTCTACGACTACAAAGGCATCCCGACGATTTTGCAGGCGGCAACCCAGTTGCCCCACTGTCAATTCGTTCTCGTTGGGGGTCAAACCAAAGATGTGGAGCGGGTGCGATCGCAAGCCCTCCGCCTCGGTCTGCACAACCTCCAAATCACCGGCTACAAAACCCAAGCGGAACTCCCCCCCTATCTGTTTGCGGCGGATCTGCTCCTCTTGCCCACCAGCCAACAGTGGAAGCTAGCCAGCACCACCTCCCCCCTGAAACTCTTTGAATACATGGCAGCGCAACGCCCCATTATTGCCTCAGATTTGCCCAATATTGCCACGGTGTTACGCGATCGCCACAATGGCCGCCTGATTCCCCCCGATGATCCCGATGCCATGGCCGACGCGATCCGGGCTTTGTTGGCTGATCCTGTCGCTGGGGACGCGATCGCCGCCCAAGCCTGGCAAGATGTGCAACACCACACCTGGACGCAACGCGCCGCAACAATTTTGCAATTTATCAGCGCACGCCTGTCGCAGTCGTGACGTTAAAGCGAGTTATATTCCCCGGTTTGTTGGATTAATTTGGCAATTAAGCCCGTCCACCCCGTTTGATGACTGGCCCCAATTCCAGCGCCATTATCACCATGGAAATATTCAAAAAAGAGGATCAAATTATGCCAGTGGGGATCGGTTTGGAATTTTTTCGTGCCGCCGTAGATGGCGCGGTGGCCGGTGGCATCGTTGCGGAAGAGTTTGATCAGACGCTGGGATAGTTCTTGAGAGACCTCCCACAGGTTGAGCCAACGCCCTGAACCGGTGGGACATTCGACCTTGAACGCATCGCCGAGGTAGTGGTGGAACTGTTGCAGGGACTCGATCAGGAGATAGTTAACAGGCATCCACACCGGGCCGCGCCAGTTGGAATTCCCCCCAAACAGGCCGCTGCTGGATTCGGCGGGTTCGTAATCGACGCGGTGTTCCTGGCCATCAACGCTGAAAAGGTAGGGGTGTGCGTGGTGATGGCGGGAGAGGGCACGGATACCGTAGTCGCTGAGGAATTCGGTTTCGTCGAGGAGTTTTTGGAGGATGCGGCGCAGTTTGTCGGTGGGTTCGAGGCGATCGCGCGTTACATAACACAACGCCAACATCCGCCGTGCCCCCTGGCCCTTGCTTTCCATGCAGGCGACGTTGCGCTTCAGGGTGGGGCGATGGTGGACGAACCATTCTAAGCGGGCTTTGAAGTTGGGCAGTTGATCCAGTAATTCGGGTTCGAGGGTGGTGACGGCAAAGAGGGGAATCAGGCCGACGAGCGATCGCACTTTCAACCGCATCGATTCACCGTTGGGCAGGTTCAACACATCATAGAAAAAGCCATCCTCGTCATCCCATAATGAGGTGCGATCGCCCCCCAAATGATTCAGCGCATCGGCGATGTAGATAAAATGCTCAAAAAACTTCGTCGCCATGTCCTCGTAGACGGGATTCTCCCGCGCCAATTCCAGAGAGATGGTGAGCATATTGAGGCAATACATCGCCATCCAGCTTGTACTGTCGGCCTGTTCAAGATAGCCCCCGGTGGGCAACGGCGCACTGCGATCAAACACGCCGATATTGTCCAAACCGAGAAAGCCTCCTTCAAAAATATTGTTGCCGCTGCGGTCTTTCCGATTCACCCACCAGGTGAAGTTCAGCAGTAATTTTTGAAAAATACGTTCGAGGAAGGCGCGATCGCCTGTCCCCTTCTGCTTGCGTTCCATTTGATAAACGCGCCAGGTGGCCCAGGCATGGACGGGGGGATTTACATCACTAAAATTCCACTCGTAGGCGGGGATTTGACCGTTGGGGTGCATATACCATTCACGGGTCATCAGATCCAGTTGCGCCTTGGCAAAGTCCGGGTCAACGAGGGCGAGGGGCAGACAGTGAAACGCCAAATCCCAGGCGGCAAACCAGGGATATTCCCAGGTGTCCGGCATCGAGATGATCTCGTTGCTGTCGAGGTGGGGCCATTTGTGGTTACGACCCTGGGCACGTTCGGGGGCGGGGGGAGTGCGATCGCCTTGGAGCCAGCGGCTGACATCGTAACGATAATATTGTTTACTCCAAAGCATCCCGGCGAAGGCTTGGCGTTGGATGTTGCGATCGTCGTTGCTGAGGGCCTTGGGCATCAGGTCGTAATAGAACTGATCCGCCTCGCGCTTGCGATCGCCCAAAATCCGATCAAACTCACTCCCCAAGGGATCACCCGCCTCAGTCCAATCGGGCCGGAGCCGCAATTTCACCACCTGCTGTTGGCCCGCGCCAAGCTCAAGGCAATACTGGGCGGCGGCTTTTGTGCCAATCTGGTCAGGATTCACCGCATCCGCTTGGCCCTGAATCACCGCATCGTGAATCCCATCTTTACAATAGGGCCCGGTGTTGGGGGTCTCAAACAGCCGCTCAAAATTCGTCTCATTTTCGGTAAATAACAGCGGCGGCTGATCCTGGCAGTAAAGCCAATAGTTGCCGAGGTCGGGGTGTTGGGCTGCGATCGCGCTGGGCTGCTCAGTAGTCCCGCCCATGGCTTTTAACTGGGGTTTGTGTTGCTCCTCTGACCAAGACCAAGTATTACGAAACCACAGGGTTGGCAAAAGGTGCAGCGTCGCGGGTTCTGGGCCGCGATTGCTGACCGTGATTTGAATCAAAATATCGTCTACATAGGCTTTGGCGTATTCCACCTGCACATCGAAATAGCGGTTTTGGTCAAAAATGCCCGTGTCGATTAATTCATATTCGAGACCATCTCGACCGCGATCGCGATTTTCCTGCACCAGATCGCTGTAGGGAAATTCAAGCTGCGGATATTTGTAGAGAAATTTTAAATAGGAATGAGTGGGGGTGCTGTCGAGGTAAAAGTAATATTCTTTAACGTCTTCGCCGTGGTTGCCCTCGGTTCCCGTCAGGCCAAAGAGGCGTTCTTTGAGGATTGGGTCGCGCCCATTCCACAGGGCTACGGCAAAACAAAGCCGCTGTTGATCGTCACAGATGCCACCGAGGCCGTCCTCGCCCCAACGGTAGGCCCGCGATCGCGCCTGCTCATGGCTGAAATAGTCCCAGGCCGCCCCATCATGGCTATAATCCTCGCGCACCGTGCCCCATTGCCGCTCACTCAGATACGGTCCCCAGGCTTTCCAGGGAATGGTAGCGGATTGAGTGGCCCGAAGCCGTGCAAGTTCAGGATTCATGGTTTTTTGTACAGTGAAAGAACAGGAAATAGAGCCGTGGCGGCGTTATGTGCCTGTTTTTACCATAGCCTTTGAGGGATGGGCGATCGCAACAATCCTCGTGTCATGGCTCTGCCATGACACGAGAGGATGAGAGGATGAGGGCTTACACCGAGGCGAGATCCGGTGTTGCCGTTGCCGAGGCTTCCGGGCTATCGGCTTCCGAGGGGGGAACCACTTGCCAGAATTGCGGTAGGTAGGTGGCCCAATCGGCGAGGATTTGCTTCGCTTTCGGGCTATTCGTCCGTTCCGCGTGGGCGGTGATCATCGCCTTGAGTTGGGCTTCGCCGGCGGCGGTGCTGACCCGTTGGATTGTGACAATTTCCGGATTCACTTTGGCGGCAAACGTGCCCGCTTCATCGAGGAAATAGCCCAAGCCGCCGGTCATCCCCGCGCCCACATTCCGACCCACAGACCCCAAGACGA
Coding sequences within:
- a CDS encoding MGH1-like glycoside hydrolase domain-containing protein gives rise to the protein MNPELARLRATQSATIPWKAWGPYLSERQWGTVREDYSHDGAAWDYFSHEQARSRAYRWGEDGLGGICDDQQRLCFAVALWNGRDPILKERLFGLTGTEGNHGEDVKEYYFYLDSTPTHSYLKFLYKYPQLEFPYSDLVQENRDRGRDGLEYELIDTGIFDQNRYFDVQVEYAKAYVDDILIQITVSNRGPEPATLHLLPTLWFRNTWSWSEEQHKPQLKAMGGTTEQPSAIAAQHPDLGNYWLYCQDQPPLLFTENETNFERLFETPNTGPYCKDGIHDAVIQGQADAVNPDQIGTKAAAQYCLELGAGQQQVVKLRLRPDWTEAGDPLGSEFDRILGDRKREADQFYYDLMPKALSNDDRNIQRQAFAGMLWSKQYYRYDVSRWLQGDRTPPAPERAQGRNHKWPHLDSNEIISMPDTWEYPWFAAWDLAFHCLPLALVDPDFAKAQLDLMTREWYMHPNGQIPAYEWNFSDVNPPVHAWATWRVYQMERKQKGTGDRAFLERIFQKLLLNFTWWVNRKDRSGNNIFEGGFLGLDNIGVFDRSAPLPTGGYLEQADSTSWMAMYCLNMLTISLELARENPVYEDMATKFFEHFIYIADALNHLGGDRTSLWDDEDGFFYDVLNLPNGESMRLKVRSLVGLIPLFAVTTLEPELLDQLPNFKARLEWFVHHRPTLKRNVACMESKGQGARRMLALCYVTRDRLEPTDKLRRILQKLLDETEFLSDYGIRALSRHHHAHPYLFSVDGQEHRVDYEPAESSSGLFGGNSNWRGPVWMPVNYLLIESLQQFHHYLGDAFKVECPTGSGRWLNLWEVSQELSQRLIKLFRNDATGHRAIYGGTKKFQTDPHWHNLILFFEYFHGDNGAGIGASHQTGWTGLIAKLIQQTGEYNSL
- the glpK gene encoding glycerol kinase GlpK, encoding MTHDYVLAIDLGTTGNRAILFNHEGAIAGQTYKEFTQHYPQPGWLEHDAEEIWRDTQILMKRVLAEQDVSASQIAAMGLTVQRETCLLWDKTTGKPLHRAIVWQDRRTTSHCQQLKASGQASLIEERTGLVVDAYFSATKLAWLHHWVKDNRPDVKPENILAGTIDTWILWNLTGHKVHATDHSNASRTMLMNLARGEWDADLLALFDVAPHWMPTIQPSMGEFGHSDPALLGAAVPIAAIFGDQQAALFAHGCNTPGLLKCTYGTGCFLVAQMGTELARSRHQLLSTVAWTTPEQTNYALEGAMFTAGACIQWLRDGLKLIKSAQETDAIVRSVPNTDGVFFVPALSGLGAPHWDMNARASFQGITGGVQQAHMVRAVLEAIAYQVKEVVDAMNQDANEPISQLKVDGGASQNDWLMQFQADVLGIPVERPVILDATAQGAAFGAGLAVGFWGDYDELLSKRQVEQVFEPGEGQAEAQANFAQWQKAVSRAKNWIEN
- a CDS encoding TIGR02450 family Trp-rich protein, whose product is MAKKQKFPHLLGSKWTAKQKTFGWRHFQVQNRKTEGKWVFAELVSSCDPTVRFWINAKQLKDDRSWTAGWTPLNQLQDLNQPDPDWIES
- a CDS encoding glycosyltransferase family 4 protein, with the translated sequence MTIASLFYLSAGTMPSPVANEIQAVKMAQAFAPMVKRFELIVSGNLRSCLGLEREFTARFNQWYGVRVPFTVTRIPSLTWRTPFPFPEGSYSPRKYLRWAIAYCQRQQPTVVYTRTPYLVTPLLAAGLPVVLEFHEPITPQILASPLLQHPNLIAIVTLADELRSHYIQQGCDPAKICIAPSAVDLAPFIPAQPQAIARQALNLATNQPIALYAGNLYDYKGIPTILQAATQLPHCQFVLVGGQTKDVERVRSQALRLGLHNLQITGYKTQAELPPYLFAADLLLLPTSQQWKLASTTSPLKLFEYMAAQRPIIASDLPNIATVLRDRHNGRLIPPDDPDAMADAIRALLADPVAGDAIAAQAWQDVQHHTWTQRAATILQFISARLSQS